From the Streptomyces sp. KMM 9044 genome, one window contains:
- a CDS encoding SDR family oxidoreductase, with amino-acid sequence MRLLMLGGTEFAGRAVVEAALGRGWEVTVFHRGRHAAVPGVRSLLGDRTAVDGLAALDESDDAWDAVVDTWSAAPRAVRDTARLLRGRAGRYVYVSSRSVYAWPAPAGATEAAPLVADAHADAGRTDYARDKRGGELAVVDTFGADRSVLVRAGLILGPYENVGRLPWWLNRMARGGPVLAPGPRDLPLQYVDVRDLAEWVLGAAEQGISGPYNLTGPQGHATTGTLLEACAEVTGGAAELRWTEPEVILEAGIEPWTQLPFWVPPDGEMHDALHAGDVSRALATGLHCRPVGETVADTWRWLRGLDGNAPQRQDRTAKGLDPQTEAKVLAAADGA; translated from the coding sequence ATGAGACTGCTGATGCTGGGTGGTACGGAGTTCGCGGGACGGGCCGTCGTCGAGGCGGCGCTGGGGCGGGGCTGGGAGGTGACCGTCTTCCACCGGGGGCGGCACGCGGCCGTGCCGGGCGTGCGGTCGCTGCTGGGCGACCGCACGGCCGTCGACGGTCTGGCCGCCCTGGACGAGTCGGACGACGCGTGGGACGCCGTCGTCGACACCTGGTCGGCCGCCCCGCGTGCCGTCCGGGACACGGCGCGGCTGCTGCGGGGCCGCGCCGGACGGTACGTGTACGTGTCGAGCCGCTCGGTGTACGCGTGGCCCGCGCCCGCCGGAGCCACCGAGGCGGCCCCGCTCGTGGCCGACGCCCACGCGGACGCCGGCCGCACCGACTACGCGCGGGACAAGCGGGGCGGCGAACTGGCCGTCGTGGACACCTTCGGCGCGGACCGGTCGGTGCTGGTGCGGGCGGGGCTGATCCTCGGCCCGTACGAGAACGTCGGCCGGCTGCCCTGGTGGCTGAACCGGATGGCACGCGGCGGCCCGGTCCTCGCTCCGGGGCCGCGTGACCTGCCCCTCCAGTACGTCGACGTCCGCGACCTCGCCGAGTGGGTCCTCGGGGCGGCCGAGCAGGGGATCAGCGGACCGTACAACCTGACCGGCCCGCAGGGGCACGCCACGACGGGCACGCTGCTGGAGGCCTGCGCGGAGGTGACCGGGGGCGCGGCCGAGCTGCGGTGGACCGAGCCTGAGGTGATCCTCGAAGCAGGCATCGAACCATGGACGCAGCTGCCGTTCTGGGTGCCGCCGGACGGCGAGATGCACGACGCCCTGCATGCCGGCGACGTCTCCCGGGCGCTCGCGACGGGGCTGCACTGCCGTCCCGTCGGCGAGACCGTCGCCGACACCTGGCGCTGGCTGCGGGGTCTCGACGGGAACGCGCCCCAGCGCCAGGACCGGACGGCCAAGGGGCTCGACCCGCAGACGGAGGCGAAGGTACTCGCCGCGGCCGACGGGGCGTGA
- the glnII gene encoding glutamine synthetase translates to MSFKAEYIWIDGTEPTAKLRSKTKILADSEKTTAVAGLPVWGFDGSSTNQAEGHASDRVLKPVFVCPDPIRGGDDVLVLCEVLNTDMTPHESNTRAALTEVAERFAAQEPVFGIEQEYTFFKGARPLGFPEGGFPAAQGGYYCGVGSDEIFGRDVVEAHLENCLKAGLGISGINAEVMPGQWEFQVGPLAPLEVSDQLWVARWLLYRTAEDFGVSATLDPKPVKGDWNGAGAHTNFSTKAMREGYAAIITACESLGEGSKPLDHVKNYGAGIDDRLTGLHETAPWNEYSYGVSDRGASVRIPWQVERDGKGYIEDRRPNANVDPYLVTRLMVDTCCTALEKAGQV, encoded by the coding sequence GTGAGCTTCAAGGCTGAGTACATCTGGATCGACGGCACGGAACCGACGGCCAAGCTGCGTTCCAAGACCAAGATCCTGGCGGACTCCGAGAAGACGACCGCGGTCGCCGGGCTGCCGGTCTGGGGCTTCGACGGGTCGTCCACCAACCAGGCCGAGGGCCACGCCTCGGACCGCGTGCTGAAGCCGGTCTTCGTCTGCCCCGACCCCATCCGCGGCGGTGACGACGTCCTGGTCCTGTGCGAGGTCCTGAACACGGACATGACGCCGCACGAGTCCAACACCCGGGCCGCGCTGACCGAGGTGGCCGAGCGGTTCGCCGCGCAGGAGCCGGTCTTCGGCATCGAGCAGGAGTACACCTTCTTCAAGGGTGCCCGCCCGCTCGGCTTCCCCGAGGGCGGCTTCCCGGCCGCGCAGGGCGGCTACTACTGCGGTGTCGGCTCGGACGAGATCTTCGGCCGTGACGTCGTCGAGGCGCACCTGGAGAACTGCCTGAAGGCGGGCCTGGGCATCTCAGGCATCAACGCCGAGGTCATGCCGGGCCAGTGGGAGTTCCAGGTCGGCCCGCTGGCGCCGCTGGAGGTCTCCGACCAGCTGTGGGTGGCCCGCTGGCTGCTGTACCGCACCGCCGAGGACTTCGGCGTCTCCGCCACCCTGGACCCCAAGCCGGTCAAGGGCGACTGGAACGGCGCGGGCGCGCACACCAACTTCTCCACCAAGGCGATGCGTGAGGGCTATGCCGCGATCATCACCGCGTGCGAGTCGCTCGGTGAGGGCTCCAAGCCGCTCGACCACGTCAAGAACTACGGCGCCGGCATCGACGACCGTCTCACCGGCCTGCACGAGACCGCGCCGTGGAACGAGTACTCCTACGGTGTCTCCGACCGCGGCGCCTCGGTGCGCATCCCGTGGCAGGTCGAGAGGGACGGCAAGGGCTACATCGAGGACCGCCGTCCGAACGCCAACGTCGACCCGTACCTGGTGACGCGTCTGATGGTCGACACGTGCTGCACCGCGCTGGAGAAGGCCGGCCAGGTCTGA
- a CDS encoding septal ring lytic transglycosylase RlpA family protein, with amino-acid sequence MSRRRTLGPKKKLALLVSAVTVAGGGAFVMASTSNASQTPTTKSAADSTVCQGLATALGNNQKFIEGQRASPDAQSEARIANREAVIAEIELKQEASGCTVGESAQDSQPAQSEQPAPDEQAGGDGAAAGEQVCNGSTVTLSGEDGAPAASSNQFPAGTRLKVTNLDNSKSTTVEVTGVSGSCALLNNAAFEQVREPGKFLIRRALIEKVG; translated from the coding sequence ATGTCGCGCAGGAGAACACTCGGCCCCAAGAAGAAGCTCGCACTGCTGGTGAGCGCGGTGACGGTGGCCGGTGGCGGTGCCTTCGTCATGGCGAGTACCTCGAACGCCTCCCAGACGCCCACCACCAAGTCGGCGGCCGATTCGACCGTCTGCCAGGGCCTCGCCACCGCGCTCGGCAACAACCAGAAGTTCATCGAGGGCCAGCGGGCCAGTCCCGACGCCCAGTCCGAGGCACGGATCGCCAACCGCGAAGCGGTCATCGCCGAGATCGAGCTCAAGCAGGAAGCGTCCGGGTGCACGGTTGGGGAGTCGGCTCAGGACTCCCAGCCCGCACAGTCCGAGCAACCCGCCCCGGACGAGCAGGCCGGCGGTGACGGCGCCGCCGCCGGTGAGCAGGTGTGCAACGGCTCCACGGTCACCCTCTCCGGTGAGGACGGGGCCCCGGCTGCGTCCAGCAACCAGTTCCCTGCCGGGACACGGCTCAAGGTCACCAACCTGGACAACAGCAAGTCCACGACCGTCGAGGTCACCGGGGTGTCCGGCAGTTGCGCCCTGCTCAACAACGCGGCCTTCGAGCAGGTCCGGGAGCCCGGCAAGTTCCTGATCCGCCGGGCGCTCATCGAGAAGGTGGGCTGA
- a CDS encoding SCO2583/SCO2584 N-terminal domain-containing protein, with amino-acid sequence MPERNDEEREFDIKWADMAELKEPSARARMLAARWKDSPPGPVPFRGEPEHRASRRSSSSWVSTVVVLGCVAAVIVFLGYIDFRPY; translated from the coding sequence ATGCCCGAGAGGAACGACGAGGAGCGGGAGTTCGACATCAAGTGGGCGGACATGGCCGAGCTCAAGGAGCCGTCGGCCCGTGCCCGCATGCTCGCCGCGCGCTGGAAGGACAGCCCTCCCGGCCCTGTCCCGTTCCGCGGCGAACCCGAGCACAGGGCGTCCCGCCGCTCGTCGTCGTCCTGGGTCTCCACCGTCGTGGTCCTCGGCTGCGTCGCCGCAGTGATCGTTTTCCTCGGTTACATCGACTTCCGCCCGTACTGA
- the glnA gene encoding type I glutamate--ammonia ligase → MFQNADEAKKFIADEDVKFVDVRFCDLPGVMQHFTVPVEAFNPDEELAFDGSSIRGFQAIHESDMALRADLTTARVDPFRRDKTLNVNFFIHDPITGEQYSRDPRNVAKKAEAYLASTGIADTAFFGPEAEFYVFDSVRFSTSANESFYHIDSEAGAWNTGALEDNRGYKVRYKGGYFPVPPVDHFADLRAEISLELDRAGLKVERQHHEVGTAGQAEINYKFNTLLAAADDLQLFKYIVKNVAWRNGKTATFMPKPIFGDNGSGMHVHQSLWSGGSPLFYDEQGYAGLSDMARYYIGGILKHAPSLLAFTNPTVNSYHRLVPGFEAPVNLVYSQRNRSAAMRIPITGSNPKAKRVEFRAPDASGNPYLAFSALLLAGLDGIKNKIEPAEPIDKDLYELAPEEHAGVAQVPTSLGAVLDRLEADHEFLLQGDVFTPDLIETWIDFKRANEIAPLALRPHPHEFELYFDV, encoded by the coding sequence ATGTTCCAGAACGCCGACGAGGCCAAGAAGTTCATCGCGGACGAGGACGTCAAGTTCGTCGACGTCCGCTTCTGCGACCTCCCGGGCGTGATGCAGCACTTCACGGTGCCTGTTGAGGCGTTCAACCCCGATGAGGAACTGGCCTTCGACGGATCCTCGATCCGCGGTTTCCAGGCCATCCACGAGTCCGACATGGCGCTGCGCGCGGACCTGACGACCGCCAGGGTCGACCCGTTCCGCCGTGACAAGACGCTGAACGTCAACTTCTTCATCCACGACCCGATCACGGGCGAGCAGTACTCCCGCGACCCGCGCAACGTCGCCAAGAAGGCCGAGGCCTACCTCGCCTCCACCGGCATCGCGGACACCGCCTTCTTCGGCCCCGAGGCCGAGTTCTACGTGTTCGACAGCGTGCGCTTCAGCACCTCGGCGAACGAGTCCTTCTACCACATCGACTCCGAGGCGGGCGCCTGGAACACCGGTGCGCTGGAGGACAACCGCGGCTACAAGGTCCGCTACAAGGGCGGCTACTTCCCGGTCCCGCCGGTCGACCACTTCGCCGACCTGCGCGCCGAGATCTCCCTGGAGCTGGACCGGGCCGGTCTGAAGGTCGAGCGCCAGCACCACGAGGTGGGCACGGCCGGCCAGGCCGAGATCAACTACAAGTTCAACACCCTGCTCGCGGCCGCCGACGACCTGCAGCTCTTCAAGTACATCGTGAAGAACGTCGCCTGGCGCAACGGCAAGACCGCGACCTTCATGCCGAAGCCGATCTTCGGTGACAACGGCTCGGGCATGCACGTCCACCAGTCGCTGTGGTCGGGCGGCTCCCCGCTGTTCTACGACGAGCAGGGTTACGCCGGTCTGTCGGACATGGCCCGCTACTACATCGGCGGCATCCTCAAGCACGCCCCGTCGCTGCTGGCCTTCACCAACCCGACGGTGAACTCGTACCACCGTCTGGTGCCGGGCTTCGAGGCCCCGGTGAACCTGGTGTACTCGCAGCGCAACCGTTCCGCCGCGATGCGCATCCCGATCACCGGCTCGAACCCGAAGGCCAAGCGCGTCGAGTTCCGCGCCCCGGACGCCTCCGGCAACCCGTACCTGGCGTTCTCGGCGCTGCTGCTCGCGGGCCTGGACGGCATCAAGAACAAGATCGAGCCGGCCGAGCCGATCGACAAGGACCTCTACGAGCTGGCCCCCGAGGAGCACGCCGGCGTGGCGCAGGTCCCGACCTCGCTCGGCGCCGTCCTCGACCGCCTCGAGGCCGACCACGAGTTCCTCCTCCAGGGCGACGTCTTCACGCCGGACCTGATCGAGACGTGGATCGACTTCAAGCGCGCGAACGAGATCGCCCCGCTGGCCCTGCGCCCGCACCCGCACGAGTTCGAGCTGTACTTCGACGTGTAG
- a CDS encoding RDD family protein has protein sequence MDNRQAIGSWLSGPRAAMEDAGADFGYRGEQLGLPENGPGSIARPGRRIGALFVDWALCVLIAYGLITDGYDGQTTSNWALLVFLALSVLTVGTVGFTPGKRLFGLRVVAVGSGRVQPVRGLVRSALLCLALPALIWDCDGRGLHDRLARTVEVRV, from the coding sequence GTGGACAACAGGCAGGCAATCGGATCGTGGCTCTCCGGGCCGCGCGCGGCCATGGAAGACGCCGGCGCCGACTTCGGGTACCGGGGCGAGCAACTGGGGCTGCCGGAAAACGGACCGGGCTCCATCGCCCGTCCGGGGCGCAGGATCGGCGCCCTGTTCGTCGACTGGGCGCTGTGCGTCCTGATCGCATACGGCCTCATCACCGACGGCTACGACGGACAGACGACCAGCAACTGGGCGCTCCTGGTGTTCCTCGCCCTGAGCGTCCTCACCGTCGGCACGGTCGGGTTCACCCCCGGAAAGCGGCTCTTCGGCCTGCGCGTCGTCGCCGTCGGCAGCGGCCGGGTCCAGCCGGTGCGCGGCCTGGTCCGCTCGGCGCTGCTCTGCCTGGCCCTCCCCGCCCTGATCTGGGACTGCGACGGCCGCGGCCTGCACGACCGGCTCGCCCGCACGGTCGAGGTACGCGTCTGA
- a CDS encoding DUF4191 domain-containing protein, with protein MARKETAADAANPGRLKQIALTYKMTRRADKKIGLVLAAVGIVTFGVFLAIGFLIGYPIYLGVLGFLLAFLATAIVFGRRAERAAFGQMEGQPGAAAAVLDNVGRGWSTTPAVAMNRNQDVVHRAVGKAGIVLIAEGNPNRVKSLLAAEKRRMNRIVADVPVHDMVVGTGEGQIELKKLRTTMLKLPRVLTGPQVTATNDRLRALGDLMSNMPLPKGPMPKGMKLPKGGPKAR; from the coding sequence ATGGCGAGGAAGGAAACCGCAGCGGATGCTGCGAACCCCGGGCGACTGAAGCAGATCGCTCTGACCTACAAGATGACCCGCAGGGCCGACAAAAAAATCGGTCTTGTACTCGCGGCTGTCGGAATCGTCACCTTTGGTGTCTTCCTCGCGATCGGCTTCTTGATCGGTTACCCCATCTATCTCGGCGTCCTGGGCTTCCTGCTCGCCTTCCTCGCGACGGCGATCGTGTTCGGGCGCAGGGCCGAGCGAGCGGCCTTCGGGCAGATGGAGGGACAGCCGGGCGCTGCCGCGGCCGTACTGGACAACGTCGGCCGGGGCTGGAGCACGACCCCCGCCGTGGCGATGAACCGCAACCAGGACGTGGTGCACCGCGCGGTCGGCAAGGCCGGCATCGTGCTGATCGCCGAGGGCAACCCGAACCGGGTGAAGAGCCTGCTCGCCGCCGAGAAGAGGCGGATGAACCGCATCGTCGCGGACGTCCCGGTGCACGACATGGTCGTGGGCACGGGCGAGGGCCAGATCGAGCTGAAGAAGCTGCGCACGACCATGCTCAAGCTGCCCCGCGTGCTCACGGGCCCGCAGGTCACCGCGACCAACGACCGGCTGCGCGCCCTTGGTGACCTGATGAGCAACATGCCCCTGCCGAAGGGCCCGATGCCCAAGGGCATGAAGCTCCCGAAGGGCGGCCCGAAGGCCCGCTGA
- a CDS encoding SCO2195 family GlnR-regulated protein, whose translation MQAAPVRATAIPSFGTALRAVESLLMSGGQRTARRNAWTSVLEDRRRAKDRVEAQHVLDQSPNVISL comes from the coding sequence ATGCAGGCCGCGCCCGTCCGTGCCACCGCCATCCCGTCCTTCGGTACCGCCCTGCGCGCCGTCGAGTCGCTCCTGATGAGCGGTGGCCAGCGCACCGCCCGCCGCAACGCCTGGACCTCCGTGCTGGAGGACCGCCGTCGCGCCAAGGACCGGGTCGAGGCACAGCACGTGCTCGACCAGTCCCCGAACGTCATCAGTCTCTGA
- the lipA gene encoding lipoyl synthase: MSAVAPDGRKMLRLEVRNSQTPIERKPEWIKTRAKMGPEYTKMQNLVKSEGLHTVCQEAGCPNIYECWEDREATFLIGGDQCTRRCDFCQIDTGRPEALDRDEPRRVGESVVTMDLNYATITGVARDDLEDGGAWLYAETVRQIHAQTAARETGRTKVELLAPDFNAVPEQLEEVFSSRPEVFAHNVETVPRIFKRIRPGFRYDRSLRVITAARDHGLVTKSNLILGMGETREEVGEALRQLHDAGCELVTITQYLRPSVRHHPVDRWVKPHEFVELKEEAEQIGFSGVMSGPLVRSSYRAGRLYQMAVEKRGTYVAAQAV; the protein is encoded by the coding sequence GTGTCCGCAGTCGCACCCGACGGACGCAAGATGCTGCGCCTGGAGGTCCGCAACAGCCAGACCCCCATCGAGCGCAAGCCCGAGTGGATCAAGACGCGGGCGAAAATGGGGCCCGAGTACACGAAGATGCAGAACCTCGTGAAGAGCGAGGGCCTGCACACGGTCTGCCAGGAAGCCGGCTGCCCGAACATCTACGAGTGCTGGGAGGACCGCGAGGCGACCTTCCTCATCGGCGGCGACCAGTGCACACGGCGCTGCGACTTCTGCCAGATCGACACCGGCAGGCCCGAGGCCCTCGACCGTGACGAGCCGCGCCGCGTGGGCGAGTCCGTGGTCACCATGGACCTGAACTACGCCACCATCACCGGCGTCGCCCGTGACGACCTGGAGGACGGCGGCGCCTGGCTGTACGCCGAGACGGTGCGCCAGATCCACGCGCAGACCGCCGCGCGCGAGACCGGCCGCACCAAGGTCGAGCTGCTGGCCCCCGACTTCAACGCCGTCCCGGAGCAGCTGGAGGAGGTCTTCTCCTCCCGCCCCGAGGTGTTCGCGCACAACGTCGAGACCGTGCCCCGCATCTTCAAGCGGATCCGCCCCGGCTTCCGCTACGACCGCTCCCTGAGGGTCATCACCGCCGCCCGGGACCACGGTCTGGTCACCAAGTCGAACCTGATCCTCGGCATGGGCGAGACCCGCGAGGAGGTCGGCGAGGCGCTGAGGCAGCTGCACGACGCCGGCTGCGAGCTCGTCACCATCACGCAGTACCTGCGCCCGTCGGTGCGCCACCACCCCGTCGACCGCTGGGTGAAGCCGCACGAGTTCGTGGAACTGAAGGAGGAGGCCGAGCAGATCGGCTTCTCCGGTGTGATGTCCGGCCCGCTGGTCCGCTCCTCGTACCGTGCCGGCCGCCTGTACCAGATGGCGGTCGAGAAGCGCGGGACGTACGTCGCGGCGCAGGCCGTCTGA
- the lipB gene encoding lipoyl(octanoyl) transferase LipB — protein MSELRFVRMGFGAEAVDYQVAWDEQRRVHAARFTDEVPDTVILLEHPPVYTAGRRTQDSERPLDGTPVVDVDRGGKITWHGPGQLVGYPIQKLPRPVDVVAHVRRLEEALIRTSAEFGVTTTRIEGRSGVWVLGDPVEQRPVLGGLSLDFDPRLTDEEFDPRLNGPEYAPSNAGQRREDRKLAAIGIRVAKGVTMHGFSYNVQPDNKWFDRIIPCGIRDAGVTSLAAELGRDIAIDEVLPVVERHLRDILQHADPKPREIVRTSA, from the coding sequence GTGAGTGAGTTGCGGTTCGTCCGAATGGGTTTCGGGGCCGAGGCCGTCGACTACCAGGTGGCCTGGGACGAACAGCGCCGGGTGCACGCGGCGCGGTTCACCGACGAGGTGCCCGACACCGTGATCCTGCTGGAGCACCCCCCGGTCTACACGGCCGGCCGGCGCACCCAGGACAGCGAGCGTCCCCTGGACGGGACCCCGGTCGTCGACGTGGACCGCGGCGGCAAGATCACCTGGCACGGTCCCGGCCAGCTGGTGGGCTACCCGATCCAGAAGCTGCCCCGCCCGGTGGACGTGGTGGCGCACGTACGGCGCCTGGAGGAGGCGCTGATCCGCACCTCCGCGGAGTTCGGCGTGACGACCACCCGTATCGAGGGCCGCAGCGGGGTGTGGGTGCTGGGCGACCCGGTGGAACAGCGCCCGGTACTCGGCGGCCTCTCCCTGGACTTCGACCCCCGCCTGACCGACGAGGAGTTCGACCCGCGGCTGAACGGCCCCGAGTACGCGCCCTCCAACGCCGGCCAGCGCCGCGAGGACCGCAAGCTCGCGGCCATCGGGATCCGAGTGGCCAAGGGCGTCACCATGCACGGCTTCTCGTACAACGTGCAGCCGGACAACAAGTGGTTCGACCGGATCATCCCGTGCGGCATCCGCGACGCGGGCGTCACCTCCCTCGCGGCCGAGCTGGGCCGCGACATCGCGATCGACGAGGTGCTCCCGGTCGTCGAGCGCCACCTGCGGGACATCCTGCAGCACGCCGATCCGAAGCCCCGGGAGATCGTCCGCACGAGCGCCTGA
- a CDS encoding regulator — protein sequence MSERPAQRTPNRQLAALIAEAGFSNAGLARRVDQLGLEHGLDLRYDKTSVTRWLRGQQPRGTTPALIAEVFTRRLGRRLTAQDLGLDACAPVYAGLEFAASPDEAVDIVSGLWRKDSGSHAELRKIAFTLAGLVVPSRDWLIGRADEKVARAEPPVRVPAQIRPAGGPAGRQSAFGVRRRNAAERGPGQRVTGGDIAALRSVGELFRALDDAYGGGHARQALVRYLEHECEPMLRGSYGEQTGRRLFAAVADLTRLAGWTSYDIGAHGLAQRYFVQALRLSQAAADRTYGAYVLVTMSRQAVYLGHGREAVQLARVAQQGAGGSTPPLVQALLHAAEARGHGVLGEVRACIAALVRAERALESARPDDEIPHWVRFFDEAQLADDFGHCHRDLQQFRAAAQHAERSLQLRAPGYARSRLFCRVVLATARLGLGELDQACLLAAEAAGQAAEMRSVRAVEYVRDFERRLEPYRDAAPVRVYRDRIAAYG from the coding sequence ATGTCGGAACGACCCGCGCAGCGCACCCCCAACCGCCAGCTCGCCGCGCTCATCGCAGAAGCGGGGTTCTCCAACGCGGGACTCGCCCGTCGCGTGGACCAGCTCGGTCTCGAACACGGGCTCGACCTGAGATACGACAAGACCTCCGTCACCCGCTGGCTGCGTGGGCAGCAGCCCAGAGGCACCACACCCGCGCTCATCGCCGAGGTCTTCACCCGGCGCCTCGGCCGTCGGCTCACCGCCCAGGACCTCGGCCTGGACGCCTGCGCCCCCGTCTACGCGGGGCTGGAGTTCGCCGCCTCCCCCGACGAGGCCGTCGACATCGTCAGCGGCCTGTGGCGCAAGGACTCCGGCAGCCACGCCGAGCTGCGCAAGATCGCCTTCACCTTGGCGGGGCTCGTCGTACCGAGCCGGGACTGGCTCATCGGCCGGGCCGACGAGAAGGTGGCCCGTGCCGAGCCGCCGGTCCGCGTCCCCGCCCAGATCCGCCCGGCGGGCGGACCGGCGGGGCGGCAGTCCGCGTTCGGCGTCCGCCGCCGGAACGCCGCCGAACGCGGCCCCGGCCAGCGGGTCACCGGCGGTGACATCGCCGCCCTGCGCTCGGTCGGCGAGCTGTTCCGTGCCCTCGACGACGCCTACGGCGGCGGCCACGCGCGCCAGGCGCTGGTGCGCTACCTGGAGCACGAGTGCGAGCCGATGCTGCGCGGCAGCTACGGCGAACAGACAGGCCGCCGCCTGTTCGCCGCCGTCGCCGACCTGACCCGGCTGGCCGGCTGGACGTCGTACGACATCGGTGCGCACGGGCTCGCCCAGCGCTACTTCGTCCAGGCGCTCCGCCTCTCCCAGGCGGCCGCCGACCGGACCTACGGCGCATACGTCCTGGTCACCATGAGCCGGCAGGCCGTCTACCTCGGCCACGGCCGGGAGGCGGTCCAGCTGGCGCGAGTGGCCCAGCAGGGCGCGGGCGGCTCCACCCCGCCCCTGGTACAGGCCCTGCTGCACGCCGCCGAGGCACGCGGGCACGGGGTGCTCGGCGAGGTCCGGGCCTGCATCGCCGCCCTGGTACGCGCCGAACGCGCCCTGGAGAGCGCCCGGCCCGACGACGAGATCCCGCACTGGGTGCGCTTCTTCGACGAGGCCCAGCTCGCCGACGATTTCGGCCACTGCCACCGGGACCTCCAGCAGTTCCGGGCCGCCGCCCAGCACGCGGAGCGCTCGCTGCAACTGCGCGCCCCCGGTTACGCCCGCAGCCGTCTGTTCTGCCGGGTCGTCCTCGCCACCGCCCGCCTCGGCCTCGGCGAACTCGACCAGGCCTGCCTCCTCGCCGCCGAGGCGGCCGGCCAGGCCGCCGAGATGCGCTCGGTACGGGCGGTGGAGTACGTCCGTGACTTCGAACGCCGCCTGGAGCCCTACCGCGACGCGGCCCCGGTCCGTGTCTACCGGGACAGGATCGCGGCGTACGGCTGA
- a CDS encoding NAD(P)/FAD-dependent oxidoreductase: MFEPTYQADVVVVGAGTAGLSAARRLTSAGVTTVVLEAAHRVGGRMATEKVDGFRLDRTGQLLSTAYPGPRPAAGLDGLVLRPFAPRVLLHSDGRHHHAGVPNGARGARGALHAVRALASAPRAGAAPRRPVAVPGRQVSAPRSRTGAPLGTAVDQARLGAAFTRLAGTPVERLLARPESTAAEALVARGLPTRTVDGFLRPLLTALLCDPDLTTSSRCADLALRAFAAGRLCLPEGGAQALPEMLARGLPPDTLHTGVRVTSVSTTSVTTAEHGEFRCRAVLIATDARAAAQLLPGLRVPDFHPVTVVHHAADEPPKTGASLLLEADRGGPVAHTAVVSLVDPSRAPAGRALVSSTVLGPPGAQVDTGVRVHLSRLYGMSTARWQTLAVHHTADAVPATPPPHDLRRPVRLLAGLYVCGDHRDTSTVQGALHSGRRAAAAILADLGVNRPLHTADALPTARAA; the protein is encoded by the coding sequence GTGTTTGAGCCCACGTACCAGGCGGACGTCGTCGTTGTGGGGGCCGGGACCGCCGGACTCTCTGCGGCGCGACGACTGACCAGCGCAGGAGTCACCACCGTGGTCCTGGAGGCCGCCCACAGGGTGGGTGGCCGGATGGCCACGGAGAAGGTCGACGGTTTCCGGCTCGACAGAACCGGTCAGTTGCTGTCCACGGCGTATCCCGGACCGCGGCCGGCCGCGGGCCTGGACGGGCTCGTGCTGCGCCCGTTCGCGCCCCGGGTCCTGCTGCACAGCGACGGACGGCACCACCACGCGGGCGTACCCAACGGCGCGAGGGGAGCAAGGGGAGCACTCCATGCGGTACGCGCCCTCGCAAGCGCCCCCCGGGCGGGGGCGGCGCCCAGGAGGCCGGTGGCCGTCCCCGGACGGCAGGTGTCCGCTCCCCGGAGCCGGACCGGCGCCCCGCTGGGCACCGCCGTCGACCAGGCCCGGCTGGGTGCCGCGTTCACCCGGCTCGCGGGCACACCGGTGGAACGGCTGCTGGCCCGGCCGGAGTCGACCGCCGCCGAGGCCCTGGTGGCACGCGGCCTGCCGACCCGTACCGTCGACGGCTTCCTCCGTCCGCTGCTCACCGCGCTGTTGTGCGACCCGGACCTCACCACGTCCAGCCGGTGCGCGGATCTCGCGCTGCGCGCCTTCGCGGCCGGACGACTGTGCCTGCCGGAGGGCGGTGCGCAGGCACTCCCGGAAATGCTGGCCCGGGGCCTGCCACCGGACACGCTGCACACCGGTGTCCGGGTCACCTCCGTCTCGACGACCTCGGTGACCACCGCCGAACACGGCGAGTTCCGCTGCCGCGCGGTGCTGATCGCGACGGACGCGCGCGCCGCCGCACAGCTGCTGCCGGGCCTGCGGGTGCCGGACTTCCACCCGGTGACGGTGGTGCACCACGCGGCCGACGAGCCGCCAAAGACCGGGGCCTCGCTGCTCCTGGAAGCCGACCGGGGCGGCCCGGTGGCGCACACGGCGGTGGTCAGCCTGGTCGACCCGTCCCGGGCCCCGGCCGGCCGCGCGCTGGTGTCGTCCACGGTCCTGGGCCCGCCCGGAGCGCAGGTCGACACGGGCGTGCGCGTACACCTGTCCAGGCTGTACGGCATGTCGACGGCGCGCTGGCAGACCCTGGCGGTCCACCACACCGCCGACGCCGTGCCGGCGACGCCTCCACCGCACGATCTGCGCCGCCCGGTACGGCTGCTGGCGGGCCTGTACGTGTGCGGCGACCACCGCGACACCAGCACCGTGCAGGGCGCCCTGCACTCGGGCCGCCGCGCCGCGGCCGCGATCCTGGCGGACCTGGGCGTGAACCGCCCCCTGCACACGGCCGATGCCCTCCCCACGGCGCGAGCGGCCTGA